The genomic region TGGAACACCGGTGGGCCGAGGCCGAGCGCGGGCGTTTCGGGATCGAACCGCTGATGTTCCACCTGGCGGGCATCCCCACCTACCTCGTGGTCGCCGAACTGGCGCTGGGCCGGGTGCTCGTCGGCGACCTGCCCCGCCCGGAGCACCCGAAGGCCCTGCGCGCCTCCGCGCCCGGCGTCTGGCGGGGCCGCGCCGCGGCCACCCTGTCCTACGCCGAGCACGCCCACGCCCCGCACGGCCGGGTCGCCCAGTGCGCCGGACTCGTCGCCCAGGCGGCGGTCCAGACGGCGCACGCCGTCCTCGCCGAACGAGGGGAGTGGGTCACCAACGACAAGACGCTGCTGGCACGCGCCGGGCTGACGGAGATCGACCTGGTGGTGGCGGGAATGACCGCCGACCCGCAGGACCTGGTGCTCGCCGTGGCCGAGACCGGCCGGGTCCTGGCCACCGCCTGAGCGCCGGGGCGGCCCGGGGTCCAGGGCGGGGCCGCCGCCCGCGCGGGCGGGGTGACAGGGCTCAGGACAGCGCGGCGACGGCCCTGAGCCAGTCCCGGCACCGGGCGGCGGCGCCCCGCGATCCGTCGGCGTGGGTCAGCACCGCCGCCAGCAGCAGCCGCGCCTGCCACGGCGACAGGTCGCCCGCGGGGATGGCGCCCGCGCGCTCCAGGTCCGCGCCCCCGCCCGCGTACACGCC from Nocardiopsis aegyptia harbors:
- a CDS encoding nucleotidyltransferase domain-containing protein, whose translation is MTTDDERFLAATADRLSSLPGVRAVSLGGSRAQGTHRPDSDWDLAVYYRGAFDPQDLRDTGWEGEVSEIGGWGGGVFNGGAWLRVDGRRVDVHYRDLDDVEHRWAEAERGRFGIEPLMFHLAGIPTYLVVAELALGRVLVGDLPRPEHPKALRASAPGVWRGRAAATLSYAEHAHAPHGRVAQCAGLVAQAAVQTAHAVLAERGEWVTNDKTLLARAGLTEIDLVVAGMTADPQDLVLAVAETGRVLATA